A window from Planococcus maritimus encodes these proteins:
- a CDS encoding polysaccharide biosynthesis protein, which produces MTITRRYTSLFLIDSLIILSATYLCYLFLLPFDNILSNRLLLLMTVTLFIAHHSFAWHYGLYRKVWAFASVHELKSIVKAVTLTMFVATVMQYIQTGGVFVRILALTWMFLILFLGASRFSFRVFHEREPRRSEGQLSRTLVVGAGEAGRMIVRQMKQNPQWGRKPILFIDDNRTKWGLEIFGIEVAGPISEIPRLAAHNEIDQIVIAIPSLSKREMAEVTKLCIDTGLKVQTIPRIEDLMVGKVKVSDIRDVKIEDLLGREEVRLDMEALTEKIAGKSIMVTGAGGSIGSEICRQISAFKPARLLLLGHGENSIYTIDRELRAKVPKEIDIVPIIADIQDRDRIFEMVGKFKPDIIYHAAAHKHVPLMEANPLEAVKNNIFGTKNVAEAADRHGVGNFVMISTDKAVNPPNIMGASKRFAEMVVQNLAVSSKTTFAAVRFGNVLGSRGSVVPLFREQIEKGGPVTITDPKMTRYFMTIPEASRLVIQAGMLATGGEVFVLDMGEPVKIVDLARNMIRLSGFEEDEIQIKYTGMRPGEKLYEELLDPSEIQSEKVFAKIHIGKATPISQVEISRILKKLPVMEEQEIRDTLLKLANRPKEDKAKETAWQEQWKIEGGLA; this is translated from the coding sequence ATGACGATAACTAGACGCTATACTTCATTATTCTTGATCGATTCGCTGATCATCCTCTCAGCAACGTATCTCTGTTATTTGTTTTTATTGCCCTTTGACAATATTTTGTCGAACCGGCTGCTATTGCTCATGACGGTCACTTTATTTATCGCCCATCATTCTTTTGCCTGGCATTATGGGCTTTACCGGAAAGTGTGGGCTTTCGCCTCAGTCCATGAGTTGAAATCGATTGTCAAAGCGGTCACTTTAACGATGTTCGTGGCAACGGTTATGCAGTATATCCAGACAGGCGGGGTATTTGTTCGGATTTTAGCACTAACCTGGATGTTCCTCATCTTGTTCCTTGGGGCTTCGCGTTTTTCTTTCCGCGTTTTTCATGAACGCGAACCACGCAGAAGTGAAGGACAATTAAGCCGGACGCTTGTGGTCGGGGCCGGGGAAGCTGGGCGTATGATTGTTCGCCAAATGAAGCAAAATCCGCAATGGGGACGAAAGCCGATTCTCTTTATCGATGATAACCGCACGAAATGGGGATTGGAGATTTTTGGGATAGAAGTGGCTGGACCGATCTCGGAAATTCCGAGACTGGCTGCACATAATGAAATCGACCAGATCGTCATCGCGATTCCATCGCTGTCGAAAAGAGAAATGGCGGAAGTGACGAAACTGTGCATCGATACAGGTCTTAAAGTGCAAACCATTCCACGAATTGAAGATTTGATGGTAGGGAAAGTCAAAGTTAGCGATATTCGCGATGTGAAAATCGAGGATCTTCTCGGCCGCGAAGAAGTTCGTTTGGATATGGAAGCCTTAACGGAAAAAATTGCCGGCAAGAGCATTATGGTGACAGGTGCCGGTGGGTCAATCGGATCGGAAATTTGCAGGCAAATCAGCGCTTTTAAACCCGCACGCCTGTTATTGCTAGGCCACGGCGAAAATTCGATTTACACAATCGACCGTGAACTGCGCGCAAAAGTGCCGAAAGAAATCGACATCGTGCCGATTATCGCAGATATCCAGGATCGCGACCGGATATTCGAGATGGTCGGAAAATTCAAACCGGATATCATCTATCATGCGGCAGCCCATAAACATGTTCCATTAATGGAAGCAAATCCGCTCGAAGCCGTGAAGAACAATATTTTTGGCACGAAAAATGTCGCGGAAGCGGCTGACCGCCATGGAGTCGGAAATTTTGTCATGATTTCCACTGACAAAGCCGTCAATCCGCCGAACATCATGGGTGCCTCCAAGCGCTTTGCAGAAATGGTCGTCCAAAATTTAGCGGTTTCATCCAAGACGACATTCGCGGCAGTTCGTTTCGGCAATGTCCTCGGCTCTAGAGGAAGTGTCGTGCCCTTGTTCCGCGAACAAATTGAAAAAGGTGGGCCTGTAACCATTACAGATCCTAAAATGACGCGTTATTTTATGACGATTCCGGAAGCTTCGCGCTTGGTCATCCAGGCGGGCATGCTTGCAACGGGCGGGGAAGTGTTCGTGCTGGATATGGGAGAACCGGTAAAAATCGTCGACTTGGCACGCAATATGATTCGTTTGTCTGGTTTTGAAGAAGATGAAATTCAAATCAAATATACAGGCATGCGTCCTGGTGAAAAACTATATGAAGAATTGCTTGATCCGAGTGAAATTCAATCAGAAAAAGTATTTGCGAAAATCCATATTGGAAAAGCGACGCCAATCAGCCAAGTGGAAATCAGCCGGATTTTGAAAAAGCTTCCCGTTATGGAAGAACAGGAAATTCGCGATACTTTATTGAAGCTCGCGAATCGCCCAAAAGAAGACAAGGCAAAAGAAACAGCGTGGCAGGAACAATGGAAAATCGAAGGGGGATTGGCCTGA
- a CDS encoding CpsD/CapB family tyrosine-protein kinase, with protein sequence MLNQTASKRPLARKLVARIKPNSVISEQYRTIRTTINFSLPGNEMKTLLFTSASKEEGKSTTSANMAIVFAESGKKVLLVDADMRKPTLHHTFHLNNHMGLSNLLIGKGELEQSVRDSGIQGLELLTSGQIPHNPAELLDSPMLDRLIEKMKERYDLIIFDSPPILSVSDSKIMANKCDGTVLVVNTGKTEKQSAIKARDSLTTSKAYIVGVVMNNYKLSKDHYYSYEYNY encoded by the coding sequence ATGTTGAATCAGACAGCGTCAAAACGGCCGCTCGCCCGAAAGTTGGTAGCACGTATTAAACCTAACTCGGTAATCAGCGAACAGTACCGGACTATCCGCACAACCATTAATTTCTCTTTACCCGGGAATGAAATGAAGACGCTTTTGTTCACTTCTGCTTCAAAAGAAGAAGGGAAATCGACGACTTCAGCCAATATGGCGATTGTCTTCGCCGAATCTGGAAAAAAGGTGCTGCTTGTCGATGCGGATATGCGTAAGCCCACTTTGCATCATACCTTCCACTTGAATAACCATATGGGGTTGTCGAATTTGCTAATTGGCAAAGGTGAACTTGAGCAAAGTGTCCGCGACAGCGGCATCCAAGGCTTAGAATTGCTGACTTCTGGGCAGATTCCCCACAATCCGGCAGAACTGCTGGATTCACCGATGCTCGATCGATTAATCGAAAAGATGAAGGAACGTTACGATTTAATCATTTTCGACTCGCCGCCAATCTTGTCGGTATCGGATTCCAAAATCATGGCGAATAAATGTGATGGAACGGTGCTTGTCGTTAATACAGGCAAGACGGAAAAGCAAAGCGCCATCAAAGCACGCGACAGTTTAACGACTTCCAAAGCCTATATCGTCGGGGTCGTGATGAATAACTACAAACTCAGCAAAGACCACTATTATAGCTATGAATACAATTACTAA
- a CDS encoding YveK family protein, translated as MESTFNMKEFFKNMKKRLPLIIAMTVAFVALAAAVSYLWMKPVYEASTQILVNKAPANAQEFSMQDIDTNLQLISTYNVIIKSPAILTEVINELGLNETVQSLNERIEVSSIEDSQVVTLEVEDESMQQAVLIANTTAKVFEQEIRNLMRVDNVSILAPAMMTASPEPVKPDPLFNMAVGAIIGFMLGTGLAIVLDQLNTTVRTEEDIDELLGLQVLGIVSPVGDLGKTDKSSKHTDRMELDENVESDSVKTAARPKVGSTY; from the coding sequence ATGGAAAGTACATTCAATATGAAAGAGTTTTTTAAGAACATGAAAAAGCGCCTTCCACTCATCATTGCGATGACTGTCGCTTTCGTCGCCCTCGCAGCCGCTGTCAGCTATTTGTGGATGAAGCCAGTTTATGAAGCTTCCACACAAATTCTCGTCAATAAAGCACCAGCAAATGCACAGGAATTCAGCATGCAGGATATTGACACAAACCTGCAATTGATTAGTACCTATAACGTAATCATCAAAAGCCCGGCAATTTTGACAGAAGTCATCAATGAACTCGGCTTGAATGAGACAGTGCAGTCACTGAACGAACGAATCGAAGTTTCCAGCATAGAGGATTCACAAGTCGTGACTTTAGAAGTCGAAGACGAATCGATGCAGCAGGCTGTCCTGATTGCCAATACGACCGCTAAAGTATTCGAACAGGAAATCCGCAATCTGATGCGTGTTGATAATGTCAGTATTTTGGCGCCAGCGATGATGACAGCGAGCCCTGAACCAGTCAAGCCGGATCCACTGTTCAATATGGCAGTAGGTGCGATTATTGGCTTCATGCTTGGGACCGGCCTTGCGATTGTCCTGGACCAATTGAATACGACGGTGCGCACGGAAGAAGATATCGATGAATTGCTTGGCCTGCAAGTGCTTGGCATCGTGAGCCCGGTCGGCGACTTAGGCAAAACTGATAAATCTTCGAAACACACTGACAGAATGGAGTTGGATGAGAATGTTGAATCAGACAGCGTCAAAACGGCCGCTCGCCCGAAAGTTGGTAGCACGTATTAA
- a CDS encoding DUF4870 domain-containing protein, with protein sequence MIENKIKMTNEPPVNFEQQTIFKQSREAPSAQPSITGLGLSENVAGSLAYLLGFFSGFILLMVERENRFVRYHAFQSVYVSILFFTLFTAAGMIPMTGWVTEVLLMPIGLVVWIILMLNAHNGKSMRLWIIGRFAEKQLH encoded by the coding sequence ATGATTGAAAACAAAATCAAAATGACGAATGAACCGCCTGTCAATTTCGAGCAGCAAACCATCTTTAAGCAGAGCCGGGAAGCGCCGAGTGCACAGCCTTCCATTACTGGGCTCGGCTTGTCGGAAAATGTGGCAGGTTCGCTTGCGTATTTGCTGGGATTTTTCTCGGGTTTTATTCTGCTGATGGTCGAGCGGGAAAATCGATTTGTCCGTTACCATGCATTCCAGTCCGTATATGTGTCGATTCTTTTTTTCACATTGTTTACAGCAGCTGGCATGATACCGATGACAGGATGGGTTACTGAAGTGTTGCTGATGCCCATCGGGTTAGTAGTCTGGATCATCCTGATGTTAAATGCGCATAACGGAAAATCGATGCGTTTGTGGATAATCGGCCGCTTTGCAGAAAAACAGCTTCATTAA
- a CDS encoding response regulator transcription factor, with translation MNHATVLIVEDEDGIRELMRLFLVKKGYEILEAEDGFEALDVLSKENPDLILLDIEMPGMSGLELCEKIRVRTKTPILFVSYRKELAYKIQGLEVGGDDYITKPFDFTELEARVKAILRRNGWKSGEEDKLSILKFGDLHIHVDSRELYVKGKPVKLYHKEFQLLLLMAQTPNRVWTAEQLYDQVWGYYSEGDVQTVKVHISNLRRKVENDPTAPCYIQTVRGFGYKFTN, from the coding sequence ATGAACCATGCGACCGTACTGATTGTCGAAGACGAAGACGGCATCCGCGAGCTAATGCGCTTGTTCTTGGTGAAGAAAGGTTATGAAATCCTCGAGGCTGAAGATGGCTTTGAAGCCTTGGACGTGCTGTCGAAAGAAAATCCGGACCTGATCTTGCTGGATATTGAAATGCCTGGCATGAGCGGCTTGGAATTGTGTGAAAAAATCCGTGTGCGCACGAAGACACCAATCCTGTTCGTCAGTTACCGGAAAGAACTCGCTTATAAAATTCAAGGCTTGGAAGTCGGGGGAGACGATTATATCACCAAACCATTCGACTTCACAGAGCTCGAAGCGCGCGTCAAAGCGATTTTACGCCGCAATGGATGGAAGAGCGGGGAAGAGGACAAATTGTCGATCCTGAAATTTGGAGATCTCCACATCCATGTCGATTCGCGAGAACTGTACGTGAAAGGCAAGCCGGTGAAACTTTATCACAAAGAATTTCAGTTATTGCTGTTGATGGCACAAACGCCGAATCGTGTCTGGACTGCTGAACAATTATATGACCAAGTGTGGGGCTATTATTCAGAAGGAGATGTCCAAACCGTCAAGGTCCACATCAGCAATCTTCGCCGGAAAGTAGAGAACGATCCGACAGCTCCTTGCTATATCCAAACCGTCCGAGGATTTGGTTACAAGTTTACAAATTGA
- a CDS encoding ATP-binding protein — translation MRVPGKKTVWLLFFLLICCIAFYGVGLTSADSGNSLVLDNGKERIAAGSRLSIFEDKLGNLRIEDIQQPPQAWNFMPAGSTPANIGFSSSVYWLKVEVDNQAQAEKEWLLELGSSSINQASLYTMDGEGGFKVAQAGKAVETEIIHRTPVFALTPPLGKTTAYWMRVESSAPIQLPVTIWDRSAFESQTRQEIAFVGVLGGLGLLLLIYYVHRFIVIRQRAYLYFAIYAITAFFLFSSTTGMSLDVIWPELDLWNGYSMFFMVGLAAISVTLLTEGLLHTKRHVPEADRMMKGLLVLNTAVLTTLFISFEWARLLLVLALGSTVLVSLLLSAYSMKRGLVHARYYAVSLIFFSAAATLNGLYVSGVLPIVWPVRGLIFFLGILAVLLASLALRDKEKIREQERIQRERNSAERQRIEIERLRQVNERKDELLAITSHGLRTPLYGMVGIAESLRESAHSKMPHSVIQQLETISESGKKLARMINETLDFSGSKNHVLSLHLEQVKLPVIADSVVRLCTPLLKSGEVILKHTIPADFPEAVADPERVRQVLYNLVGNAVEHTENGMITISAKIIKKQVAITIKDTGKGMEEQQLDSLFEQMGTSAAPHLGIGMGLKITKRLVEMQGGWLKAESVYGKGSSFTFTLPLTEEEQEEKASPSTEIKELSASQLADSLIKEKNIKKGLRILVVEAEEVNRLMLVHQLKGEGYKAESVSCGEEALVHLENRPADLVILDAELPDMAGDELCRRIRVNATLTELPILMLSDKESVREKTNAFSAGANDYLIKPCDVEEFLMRVETLATLRSMTQEITNLNFFLERNVKERTMALEITNMNLLTVNDEIQEVEKSRNEMLSAISHELGTPITLIHSYIQAVKESLIEENNPRYLDMIHKKLLLLERLTEDLVELSKYKSGNMTLRFGELQLDEWLERIAASMEADLAQSGRRFRFMGPSGKEHAGDWRLLVDVDRVDQVFSNVLWNAVKHTSPEDGHITLSASIRSSANILDETEADGELIIRVADNGCGIQKEALPHIFDRFFKIDESIHYKGSGLGLAIAKEIIQSHKGEIWAESEEGEGSTFIIALPLRY, via the coding sequence ATGAGGGTTCCGGGCAAAAAAACAGTTTGGCTTTTGTTCTTTCTTCTCATATGCTGTATAGCATTTTATGGAGTTGGATTAACCAGTGCGGATTCCGGCAATTCGCTTGTCTTAGACAATGGAAAAGAAAGAATCGCTGCAGGCAGCCGGCTTTCTATTTTTGAAGATAAATTGGGTAATTTGCGAATTGAGGACATTCAACAACCCCCTCAGGCATGGAATTTCATGCCTGCCGGCAGTACTCCTGCGAATATTGGGTTCAGCTCATCAGTTTATTGGTTGAAGGTAGAAGTGGACAATCAAGCACAAGCAGAAAAAGAATGGCTTCTTGAACTGGGATCATCAAGTATCAATCAAGCGAGCTTGTACACAATGGATGGAGAGGGAGGATTTAAAGTTGCGCAGGCTGGTAAAGCTGTAGAGACTGAAATCATTCACCGAACTCCTGTTTTTGCCTTAACGCCGCCTTTAGGCAAGACAACCGCTTACTGGATGCGCGTTGAGTCATCAGCGCCGATTCAATTGCCGGTTACAATCTGGGACCGATCAGCCTTTGAGAGCCAAACGAGGCAAGAGATCGCATTTGTCGGTGTGCTCGGCGGGCTTGGTTTACTGCTTTTAATCTATTATGTTCATCGTTTCATCGTCATCCGGCAACGTGCTTATTTATATTTCGCGATTTATGCCATTACGGCGTTTTTTCTTTTTTCTTCTACCACCGGAATGAGTTTGGATGTTATCTGGCCTGAGCTGGATTTGTGGAATGGCTATAGCATGTTTTTCATGGTAGGGCTCGCGGCGATATCGGTGACGCTATTGACGGAAGGCTTGCTTCATACAAAGCGCCATGTGCCTGAAGCTGACCGGATGATGAAAGGGCTTTTGGTGTTAAACACAGCAGTACTGACCACCTTGTTCATATCGTTCGAATGGGCCAGGCTATTGCTCGTACTGGCGCTCGGTTCTACGGTGCTTGTCAGTTTACTATTGTCAGCTTATAGCATGAAGAGGGGATTAGTGCATGCCCGCTATTATGCGGTATCGTTGATTTTTTTCTCGGCGGCCGCCACATTGAATGGCTTATATGTTTCAGGTGTTTTGCCAATTGTCTGGCCAGTAAGAGGATTGATTTTCTTCCTTGGGATACTGGCTGTTCTGCTTGCTTCACTAGCGCTTCGGGATAAAGAGAAAATCCGAGAGCAAGAAAGGATCCAGCGTGAACGAAACTCCGCTGAACGGCAGCGCATTGAAATTGAAAGGCTCCGCCAAGTAAATGAACGCAAAGACGAACTGCTCGCTATTACTTCCCATGGCTTGCGAACGCCGCTTTATGGAATGGTGGGGATTGCAGAATCTCTTCGAGAATCAGCTCACAGCAAAATGCCGCATTCTGTCATTCAACAATTGGAAACTATTTCTGAAAGTGGCAAAAAACTTGCGAGGATGATCAATGAAACACTGGATTTTTCAGGTTCCAAAAATCATGTGCTGTCCTTGCATTTGGAGCAGGTAAAACTGCCAGTCATTGCGGATTCAGTTGTCCGTTTATGCACCCCATTACTGAAATCGGGTGAAGTCATCTTGAAGCATACGATTCCTGCTGATTTTCCGGAGGCCGTTGCCGATCCGGAACGAGTGCGCCAAGTGCTTTACAATCTCGTCGGTAACGCAGTGGAGCATACGGAGAATGGCATGATCACCATTTCTGCAAAAATTATCAAAAAGCAAGTCGCTATCACGATCAAGGACACGGGCAAAGGTATGGAAGAACAGCAATTGGATAGCTTGTTCGAACAAATGGGAACTTCTGCAGCCCCACATCTGGGCATCGGGATGGGGCTGAAGATCACTAAAAGGCTTGTCGAAATGCAGGGTGGCTGGCTGAAAGCAGAATCTGTCTATGGGAAAGGGTCTTCTTTCACTTTTACGCTGCCGCTTACTGAAGAAGAGCAGGAGGAGAAAGCTTCCCCTTCCACTGAAATCAAGGAACTGTCGGCTTCGCAGCTGGCAGACTCGCTAATTAAAGAAAAAAACATCAAGAAAGGCTTGCGGATTCTCGTCGTGGAAGCAGAAGAGGTCAATCGCTTGATGCTTGTGCACCAGTTGAAAGGGGAAGGATATAAAGCGGAAAGCGTTAGCTGTGGAGAAGAAGCGCTCGTGCATTTGGAGAACCGGCCTGCCGACTTGGTCATTCTTGACGCAGAACTTCCAGATATGGCCGGTGATGAACTATGCCGCCGCATCCGTGTCAATGCGACCTTGACGGAATTGCCGATCTTGATGTTATCCGATAAAGAAAGTGTGAGGGAAAAAACGAATGCTTTCAGTGCAGGAGCTAACGATTATTTAATAAAGCCATGTGATGTTGAGGAATTTCTCATGAGGGTGGAAACGCTCGCCACACTTCGCAGTATGACGCAGGAAATTACCAATTTGAATTTCTTCCTTGAGCGCAATGTCAAAGAGCGGACGATGGCGTTGGAAATCACCAATATGAACTTGTTGACGGTGAACGACGAAATTCAGGAAGTTGAGAAATCCCGCAATGAAATGCTGTCAGCAATTTCACATGAGCTCGGAACACCAATTACTTTGATTCATAGCTATATTCAAGCAGTCAAAGAAAGCTTGATCGAAGAGAATAACCCGCGCTATTTAGATATGATTCATAAAAAGTTGCTATTGCTGGAGCGTTTGACAGAGGATCTGGTTGAGTTGTCGAAATACAAATCGGGGAATATGACTTTGCGTTTTGGAGAACTACAGCTGGATGAGTGGCTAGAGCGAATCGCTGCTTCTATGGAAGCGGATCTTGCGCAAAGCGGCAGACGCTTCCGTTTTATGGGGCCAAGCGGCAAAGAACATGCTGGGGATTGGCGCTTGTTGGTTGATGTGGACCGTGTCGACCAAGTATTCTCGAACGTTTTATGGAATGCGGTTAAGCACACATCTCCTGAAGACGGCCATATCACCCTGTCGGCGAGTATCCGTTCAAGTGCAAACATATTAGATGAAACGGAAGCGGACGGGGAACTGATCATTCGTGTCGCAGATAATGGATGCGGCATCCAAAAAGAAGCTTTGCCTCATATTTTCGATCGATTCTTCAAAATCGATGAGTCGATTCATTATAAAGGAAGCGGGCTTGGCCTGGCGATTGCCAAAGAAATTATTCAATCGCATAAAGGGGAAATTTGGGCGGAAAGCGAAGAAGGCGAGGGCAGCACATTCATCATTGCCCTGCCTTTGAGATATTAA
- a CDS encoding NRDE family protein, with product MCLINLQFQQHPRYKLIVAANRDEFYGRPAAPAQFWEDSPSILAGRDLSQMGTWLGVNKSGRFAALTNYRDPEHMAASAKSRGELVTLFLAGQLSPEDYLRAIDDQEYAGFNLIAGDANGLYYYNNIQGEPVKVPPGTHGLSNHFLNTPWPKVERGKEKLDAYVSVNEQVELDRLFEILADAEQAPDELLPKTGVGLDLERALSPMFIKMPDYGTRSATVLLIDNTGLVTFAERSYDNGEFREDRKYEFQIS from the coding sequence ATGTGTTTAATCAATTTGCAATTCCAACAGCATCCACGCTATAAATTGATTGTGGCCGCAAATCGTGATGAATTCTATGGCCGCCCCGCAGCACCCGCCCAGTTCTGGGAAGATTCTCCGAGTATTCTTGCGGGCCGTGATTTAAGCCAGATGGGCACTTGGCTCGGAGTCAACAAGTCCGGCCGCTTCGCTGCGCTGACCAATTATAGAGATCCTGAGCACATGGCAGCTAGTGCCAAATCCCGCGGTGAACTGGTCACACTTTTTTTAGCCGGCCAGCTGTCTCCAGAAGACTACTTGCGAGCGATTGATGACCAGGAATACGCCGGATTTAATTTAATTGCAGGCGATGCCAACGGGCTGTATTATTACAATAATATTCAAGGCGAACCGGTAAAAGTTCCACCTGGCACACACGGATTGAGCAACCATTTCCTGAATACTCCGTGGCCGAAAGTAGAGCGCGGAAAAGAAAAACTCGATGCTTATGTATCGGTGAACGAACAAGTGGAACTGGACCGCCTGTTCGAAATTCTCGCAGACGCTGAACAAGCGCCTGATGAGCTTTTGCCCAAAACCGGTGTCGGCCTAGATTTGGAGCGCGCTTTGTCGCCGATGTTCATCAAAATGCCCGATTATGGCACACGTTCAGCCACGGTTTTACTAATCGATAACACAGGACTGGTCACTTTCGCTGAACGAAGCTACGATAATGGTGAATTCCGCGAAGACCGTAAATACGAATTCCAAATTTCCTGA
- a CDS encoding SRPBCC domain-containing protein, producing MTAEITKNPTGYTATFDRYFEHSRDKVWQLLTDNHKIHRWFSGLQMEEEGESGHLTLDMGHGKKKELPITDYKQGEILAYEWGEDHVRFELSRDGQGTRVKMAETLPDITSETPKDVAGWHVALDIMEAILDGHGIERSSEWERWYPEYKRLFESMGVDFA from the coding sequence ATGACGGCAGAAATCACCAAAAATCCTACTGGCTATACTGCGACATTCGACAGGTATTTTGAGCATTCCCGTGACAAGGTTTGGCAGTTGCTAACAGACAACCACAAAATTCATCGCTGGTTTTCAGGTCTTCAGATGGAAGAGGAAGGGGAGTCGGGCCATTTGACCTTGGATATGGGTCATGGCAAAAAGAAAGAGTTGCCAATTACTGACTATAAGCAAGGTGAAATCCTAGCTTATGAATGGGGAGAAGACCATGTGCGTTTTGAACTGAGCCGGGATGGCCAGGGCACAAGGGTAAAGATGGCTGAGACATTGCCCGACATTACCAGCGAGACGCCCAAAGACGTTGCGGGCTGGCACGTCGCGCTGGATATTATGGAAGCCATTTTAGATGGCCATGGAATTGAACGCAGCTCTGAATGGGAACGTTGGTATCCAGAGTATAAGCGCTTGTTCGAAAGCATGGGCGTCGATTTTGCATAA
- the uvsE gene encoding UV DNA damage repair endonuclease UvsE: MKLGYACMNTELKTIFRTLRLATAEKEGVGKIKELTIKNMETTLEVIRWNIEQGILFYRASSSIVPLSTHPINDWRWWEDTDFLEIASEIRRLVAEHGIRVSVHPGQYTVLNSPKPEVVRKSIEDLEYHDKLIQLLGGTDMILHTGGAYGDKETAKKRFAKNYLELSASIRQRLRLENDDKTFTLRDVLDVHAMCKVPICFDIHHHNCNNEGEPVDFSEILTTWEGYGRPKVHISTGREGFTDLRHHDLISEEDFYELLRLVKGYEVDVMFEAKLKEQAVLPFLHKLQNQ; the protein is encoded by the coding sequence ATGAAATTAGGATACGCTTGCATGAACACAGAGTTAAAAACAATTTTTCGCACATTGCGATTAGCGACAGCTGAAAAAGAAGGCGTCGGCAAGATTAAGGAATTAACGATCAAGAATATGGAAACTACCTTAGAAGTCATTCGTTGGAATATAGAGCAAGGGATCCTGTTTTACCGTGCTTCTAGCTCTATTGTCCCGCTGTCCACCCATCCAATTAACGATTGGCGCTGGTGGGAAGATACAGATTTCCTCGAAATCGCCAGTGAAATTCGACGATTAGTTGCTGAACACGGCATCCGGGTATCAGTCCATCCGGGACAGTACACGGTCTTGAATTCTCCAAAACCAGAAGTAGTCCGTAAATCGATTGAAGACCTTGAATACCACGATAAATTAATTCAATTGCTTGGCGGCACAGATATGATCTTACATACAGGTGGGGCCTATGGCGATAAAGAAACTGCCAAGAAACGGTTCGCAAAAAATTACTTAGAGCTATCGGCTAGCATCCGGCAACGACTGAGGCTGGAAAATGACGACAAAACCTTCACTCTACGCGATGTACTCGATGTCCACGCCATGTGTAAAGTGCCAATTTGCTTCGATATCCACCATCATAATTGCAATAACGAAGGCGAGCCGGTCGACTTCTCGGAAATCCTGACGACTTGGGAAGGGTATGGGCGCCCTAAAGTCCACATCAGCACAGGGCGAGAAGGGTTCACGGACCTTCGCCATCATGACCTCATTTCAGAAGAGGATTTTTATGAGTTGCTAAGGCTCGTAAAAGGCTATGAAGTTGATGTCATGTTTGAAGCAAAACTGAAGGAACAAGCCGTTCTACCATTTCTTCATAAACTTCAAAACCAATAG